A window of the Lolium perenne isolate Kyuss_39 chromosome 7, Kyuss_2.0, whole genome shotgun sequence genome harbors these coding sequences:
- the LOC139833956 gene encoding uncharacterized mitochondrial protein AtMg00810-like, producing the protein MYKRGEGSDRILLGIYVDDLIITGSSESGIITFKEEMKETFRMSDLGKLSFYLGLEVLQSETGITVTQLKLSMDSTTKPVDATELKSTLGSLRYLIHTRPDIMFAVGYLSRFMEQPTKEHQAAVKHVLRYITDTLRFGRWEYVEKGKVEVKYVSTDDQLADILTKPLGRVRFQELRSKIGMVENKVMLRIRE; encoded by the exons ATGTACAAGCGCGGCGAAGGGAGTGACCGCATTCTGTTGGGCATCTACGTGGATGATCTAATCATCACCGGTAGCAGTGAGAGCGGGATCATCACTTTCAAGGAAGAAATGAAGGAAACCTTCCGCATGAGCGACCTCGGCAAGTTGAGCTTCTACCTTGGCTTGGAGGTGCTGCAAAGTGAGACTGGCATCACGGTGACCCA ACTCAAGCTCTCCATGGACAGCACGACCAAGCCCGTGGACGCCACTGAGTTAAAGAGCACTCTCGGCAGCTTGAGGTATCTCATACACACAAGGCCAGATATCATGTTTGCAGTTGGCTACCTGAGTCGTTTCATGGAGCAACCTACGAAGGAGCATCAAGCCGCAGTGAAGCACGTGCTTCGGTACATCACCGACACGCTGCGTTTTGGGCGCTG GGAGTACGTGGAGAAAGGCAAGGTAGAGGTGAAGTATGTCAGTACTGATGATCAGTTAGCTGATATCCTGACGAAGCCTTTGGGAAGAGTCAGGTTTCAGGAACTTCGATCAAAGATTGGCATGGTAGAAAATAAGGTCATGCTCAGGATTAGGGAGTGA